The DNA segment CCATCAGAACCTGACTGCCAACCCCAAAATTGGTCCCTTAAACCTTGTATCGAGGCCGAATTTTTCAGTACCGCTGCCGTTACTGTAATCCATATCAAAAATGCGATAGCCAAACCTCACACTTGTCGTCTCGCAAAGCTCATAATCGATCCCTGCAAGTATGTTCCACGTCAGCTTTGAGGCTTCACCAACACTGAAACCGCCTATATCACCACGACAGAGAAAAGCTATATTTCTGCCCCATTCCCAGCGTAATCGCCCTCCCACCAGCGGCTCAACCCACTCGCCCCGCCTCTCAAAACTACCGCCGGAAACGACATCAGCAAGAGGGCCTGATGTCACGATATCCAGTTCACCTTTGATATTCTGATATCTGCCCCCAGCCAGCAGATCCACATCAAATCCGGCAGCTGTGCCATCCCCCCCGTCTGATTCGATCAGATGATACCCCAGACCGAACTCAAGGATCGTCCAGTCAATATCCACATCACCCGACACCAGAGCACCCGGCGTTGTGAAATCACTCTCCAGATCCAGGTACAGGCCGTCAACAAACCATCCCCACCTCTCTCGCCATCCTTCGATGCGCCCCATCAAGCCTATATTTAGATTGTCCCAGATATCGCTGAAATTCGCATCTACATCACCCGTCCGGCCTCGAAGCGTCATATCACCTTCCACCTCTGCCGCCCAAAAATAGGGAGTAAACTCAAAATCCCATCCACCTAAATCAACCTCTTCCTGTGCCCCTTGTGCCATCGCAAATGGAACAACGGAAACCAGTGTAATCGCTGTAAATATCCTCAAAAGAATCACGGCATCTCCTTTTATCTTTATTTAGAGTTTGTTTGCACCTCAAATGCTAATCGCTAAGTTGAATACTTCAGCGCATGCAGAACATTTTAAAGCAAACAGTATATTTGACCATAGGGCCCGCCAAACATTCTTGTATAAGGGTATCACGAATATAGTTCCCACCCGTGCTCTTATACACAGTGGAGCCTTCTGAACAACTCGTTAGTTTACGTTTAGTCCCATGATTTTTGCGATTTTAATATTTTCGTTGCTTGCTTTAGCTCTTTTACAATTTAATTCAGCCTATTTTATGCTGCCGAGCAGGCCGTTTGGCCCGGTCGGCGCGCACCGGTGGCGCTAAGCCCTCGCTTTGTGCAGGCTGAAGCTCCTCTTGAAGTTGTACGCAACGGCATGCATCGCAAAGTCCAGGCGGTTGCGTTCCAGCCCGCGGTAACGAACCTTACCATAGCCTGCGTTCTTCATCCACGCGAACGGATGCTCGACCACCGCACGCACTCGCGAGATGATCCGGTTGATAATCTGCCGCAGCTCATTGAGTTCTGCTTGCCCCCGCTTTCGCCGATGAACGATGCCCGCCAGCACGCCTTTTTCCCCAAGCCGCTCCTCGCGTTCAGCACTCATATAAGCGCTATCGGCCCACACGCTTTGCGTTTCATTTTCAATCAGCTCGTCAATAAACTTAGAGTCATGATGCCTCGCCGAGCTGAAGCGATAATCCTTCACCATGCCGTTCGTATCGGTCGCGATATGAGCTTTATACCCATGATAAGAGCGACCGTTCTTTTTCGTGAAACCGGCCTCTGCGTCCCGTGTATTGCTTCCGTCGGCCCTTTTGCGTCCGCGAGGGGCTTCGACGATAGTCGCATCGACACAAGTTCCTTCGGCAAGGATAACGCCGCGAGTAGATAGTATTTCCAGAGTTTTCTCAAACAGCGTACGGTCATGGCGGTGCTCGCGAAGACGTTTGCGGAAGCGAACGAACGTAGTCTCATCCGGCGTGTTGTCATCCATGCTCAGGCCTACGAACCGGCGGAACGAAAGACGGTCCAGCAGCATCTCTTCGAGCATGGGATCGGAGAGATTGAACCACTTCTGCAGCATGATACATTTGACCATCATTATTACCGGCCAGTTGCTCGCACCGCCTTTGCTCGTGTTGTTGGAGTACATGTCTTTGAGCGGCTTAGCAAGCTCGTCCCACGGGATATATTTGTCGCACTTGGCAAAAAACTTCGCAGTGCGTCTGCCGCCAAGTTCGCTGATTACGTTGTCGAGAAAAGTAGGCTGATTTCTGCTGCGTTCCATGAATGCCTCCATGCAGTAAAGATGTTATTTCAATGCAGACATTTTAAACGATTACAAAATCCGTGTCGCGCGAAAAATGGCAAGTTTTTCAGAGGCCTCAGTGGTAAAAATACCCAAATCCAAACCACGCTCACAGTGGTTCAAACAGCCCATAAAAAAAGGTTCATCACGGAATACCGGGGAAATAGACATCAACGGCAGTACTTTGTAGCTTTTAGTTACCCGACTATTAGCTCAAAGGAGACTGCCGTTGACTGGACAACATCTTATCAAAAAACTCGGCCAATGGGAAGGATATCGTGTTGGAACTGTTGGGCCTGCTAAGAAAGGCCGTGAATTCTGGGTCGAATTGATCCCGGAAAATGGATTCGGAACCTGTGACGGCTGCGGCCAGGAATGCAGCAGCGTTCACGAGACCGTCCAGCGTTGGATCCGCGATCTGCCGGTCTTCGACAAGACTACCCACCTGCTCGTTCACCGAAGGCGTCTGCTGTGCCCCAGATGCGGGCCGAAGCTTGAACGAATCTCCTGGCTGGACCGTTACAGCCGCCACACCACCCGGCTGGTAGAATCGGTCGCCCGGCTGTGTGATGTGATGAGCATAAAGCATGTGTCTGAGTATTTTTCGCTGTCCTGGTCGACCGTCAAGGACATCCACAAGCGGCATCTCAAGAAGAAGCTGGGCCCTGTCGACCTGTCGAATGTGGAGCTGCTGGCGATGGATGAATTCGCCATTCAAAAGGGCCACAGATATGCAACGGTTATCATCGATCCGACCTGCAAGAAAGTGCTCTGGGTGGGCCGAGGGCGTTCGAGAGCCTCTATCAGGCCATTCTTCGAAATGCTCGGCGACCGCTGCAAAGACATCAAAGCAGTAGCAATGGACATGAACGCCAGCTTCGAGCAGGAGGTTCAGCTGCATTGTCCGCAGGCAGAAATAGTTTATGATCTGTTCCATGTCGTGGCCAAGTACGGCCGTGAAGTTATCGATCGGGTCAGGGTCGATCAGGCCAATCGACTACGAGACGACAAGCCCGCCCGCAGGGTGATCAAGGGCTCGCGCTGGCTGCTGCTTCGCAATCGTGAGAACATCGAAAAGCCTGAGGACCTGGTTCGCCTCGATGAGCTGTTGGCCGCCAACGAGTCGCTGATGACGACCTACGTGATGAAGGATGATCTCAAGCTGCTGTGGAATCTGAGCGATCGCAAGGCCGCCGAATCGTGCTGGGGTCAGTGGCTCGATCGAGCCATGCAAAGCGGGATTGAGCCGCTGATGAAGTTTGCCAAAAGGCTGAGCAAATACGCCGCCGGAATCATCGCACACAGCAGATGGCCGCTGCATACGTCACTGCTGGAGGGGATCAATAACAAGATCAAAACCATCAAGCGACAGGCATACGGCTATCGAGACGATGAATATTTCTTCCTGAGAATAAGAGCAGCATTCCCCGGTATTCCGTGATGAACCTAAAAAAATCCCTGCCGGCCTTACACCGACAGGGACGTCCTTCTGTGCGTTTCAACCTACATGTTGAAACTGTCTATTTCTTCGCCTGCGGACACTTGCTCCGCTGCGTCACTGGCAATCGAATGAAACGTCTGATCCGAGCCCTTGAACTCAGATTCAGTCGCCCTTTGTTTTTTATGACCGGTCCCCGTCGATCCGCCGACAAGCTCCACGAGCTGCTGTACGACATGCGTCATCTGCTCGGCCTGTGCGCTCAGTTCTTCCGAAGCACTCGCGCTCTCCTCGGCATTCGCTGCGTTCTGCTGCGTAACCTTGTCCATCTGCGTCACAGCCGTATTCACCTGGTCGATACCCTGTGCCTGCTCCTGGCTAGCCGCAGCGATCTCTCCAACAAGGTCGGTCGTCTTACCAACCCGGTCAACGATCTCGTCCAGCGACTTGCTCACGAGCCCTGCGATCTCAACGCCGTTATGGCTCTTCTTGACCGATTCCTCGATCAGCGTGCTAGTATCCTTCGCAGCCTCAGCCGACCGCAATGCGAGATTGCGAACTTCCTCAGCCACAACCGCAAAGCCCTTGCCTGCCTCACCTGCTCTCGCTGCTTCGACCGCTGCATTAAGAGCCAGCAGATTAGTCTGGAACGCGATCTCGTCGATTACCTTGATTATCTTCGCCGTCTCGTTCGAAGACTTTTCGATATCCTCGATCGCGGCATTCATCTTCGACATGTTCCCGCTGCCCTCATCAGCAGCACCGCTCGCCTCGCCTGCCAGCGTACTGGCCTGCTGAGCATTGTCCGCGTTCTGCTTGGTCATGCTGCTCATCTCTTCCAGGCTCGACGATGTTTCTTCCAGACCCGCCGCCTGCTCGGTTGCACCCTCAGCCAGCGACTGAGAAGCGCTGCTGACCTGCCCCGATGCACTTGCAACCTGCTCACTGCCCTCGTTAAGCGAATCAATGATATTCTTGAGTACACCAACGATCGAACGGATCAGTACAAACGCAATACCCGTACCCGCGACAATACAGATCGCCGAGCAGATAAGCACCAGCCACGTCACTGCCCTCTGCGTCTTATCGAAACTCGCACTCGCTGCAAGAGCTTCCTCATGAAAACTCTCGGAGATTTTGTTAGCCATTTCCTCGATCACTGTCATTTGAGCATCTGACTCATGGTCATACTTTACAACCCGTCTCTCAAGCTTTCTTTCCACCTCGGGCACGATCTGTTCAAAGAACATCGCATCGAACTTGGCGTCGATCTCATTCGCCTCAGCGATCCACTCCTTCTCGGCATCCGTATCCACTGCAGCATTGAGCTTTTCTTTATACTTATCAAACTCAGCCGCAGCAGCCTCAAACTCTTCAACACCAGCCAGATCTTCGTTAATGATCGTATCAGCCTGCGCCTGGTATTGTTTGACCAGCCAGTACAGATACATATTCGCCGCATGCATATCTTCAGCACGCTTTGCGATCGCCTGCTTATCACCACCCTCTACAGCCTCGTTGAACTCTTCCAGAAGCGATTTGCGTATATTCTGCGCAAGCTCCTCGGCCCTGGACAAAAGCGCATCTGCTTCCCCATCACATTTCCTGATCAACTGCTTATTCTGATGCGCAACTTCAGGAACGACATTCTCTCTGAATATTCTGTCAAACTCAATGTCCGACTCCAGCAGCTTATTAAACCATTCCTTCTCCTCAGGCGTATCCACCATTTCGCGAACCTGCTCACGGTAAATATCCATCTGCTCTGCGGACTTGTCAAATTCCTTGGCCACTTCCAGATTACCGCTTATTATCAGATCCGCCTGGTTCTGGTACTGCTTGACCGTCCAGAACGGAACCTGAACCGCAACAGCCGCCTGCTCGTCCCGCTTACTAAGTTCATTTTTCGCACTCTCAAGCCTCTTGAGACCTGTCAGGCTAATTATGCTTATTATGACAGTAAGCACGACAACTACAGCAAACCCAAATGTCATTTTTCTTCCAATGGTCATTTCTTACCTTTCACCCTGAATTTAATTACTCAGTTTCTCACTCGCAGACTCCTCTGCAGCAGCAAACGAATTTTCGACTGTAAACAGGTTAACCTTAACGCGCACGTTGAAATTAAATCAGGAAATACACCTAAAGACGAATAGGCCCTCCTCCCCTGCGTAAACTTACGTACAAGAAGCACAGCAAATTAGTATACTTTACGACACTTTTGGATAATTATAACGAACAGGATTCAGTGCAAAATTTTTATTCGGACGTTAGACCACCCCGCGTTGAGATGTATGAAGCCCCCACTGCCCGCTAACCCCCAAACCGACCCTCAAATTCCCGCACAACCTCCCCCAGCTCCACATCAAGGCGCCTCTCCGCCTCGGCCCGAATTTCCCCCGGCACACCCCCGTAAAACGCCTCCGCAACCGCCCCCGCCATACACGCCTGCGTATCACTGTCCCCGCCCAGCGAAACCGCCTTGCGAACCGCATCCTCAAACCCCTCCGACTCCCCGAACGCGATCATCGCCTCCGGCACACTGCCCGCACAACTGGAATCGAACCCATAACCCGGACGTATCTCGTCCAGCCGCCTGTCCAGATCATACTCGAACCGTGCCCCCACCTCCGCCACTATCTCCGCCTTGCTAAACCCTCGCCTGGCCAGATACACCGCCATCGCGACAGCCTGCGCACCCTTGATTCCCTCCGGATGATCATGCGTCACCGCCGCACTTCGCTCCGCCTCTTTCAAAACCTCCTCCACGCTCTCAAACGCCCACGCCACCGGACTCACCCGCATCGCCGAACCGTTCCCCCAGCTCCCGTACGCCCCCATCGAATCGCTCCTCAGCCACTTCGCAAAGTTCCCGCCGTACCCCGCACCGGGCCA comes from the Anaerohalosphaera lusitana genome and includes:
- a CDS encoding ADP-ribosylglycohydrolase family protein, whose amino-acid sequence is MIGAIVGDIVGSVFEWRGTKREDFELFGAGCRFTDDTVLTVATAWAILRGEDYGVAYKRFGRKWPGAGYGGNFAKWLRSDSMGAYGSWGNGSAMRVSPVAWAFESVEEVLKEAERSAAVTHDHPEGIKGAQAVAMAVYLARRGFSKAEIVAEVGARFEYDLDRRLDEIRPGYGFDSSCAGSVPEAMIAFGESEGFEDAVRKAVSLGGDSDTQACMAGAVAEAFYGGVPGEIRAEAERRLDVELGEVVREFEGRFGG
- a CDS encoding methyl-accepting chemotaxis protein; the encoded protein is MTFGFAVVVVLTVIISIISLTGLKRLESAKNELSKRDEQAAVAVQVPFWTVKQYQNQADLIISGNLEVAKEFDKSAEQMDIYREQVREMVDTPEEKEWFNKLLESDIEFDRIFRENVVPEVAHQNKQLIRKCDGEADALLSRAEELAQNIRKSLLEEFNEAVEGGDKQAIAKRAEDMHAANMYLYWLVKQYQAQADTIINEDLAGVEEFEAAAAEFDKYKEKLNAAVDTDAEKEWIAEANEIDAKFDAMFFEQIVPEVERKLERRVVKYDHESDAQMTVIEEMANKISESFHEEALAASASFDKTQRAVTWLVLICSAICIVAGTGIAFVLIRSIVGVLKNIIDSLNEGSEQVASASGQVSSASQSLAEGATEQAAGLEETSSSLEEMSSMTKQNADNAQQASTLAGEASGAADEGSGNMSKMNAAIEDIEKSSNETAKIIKVIDEIAFQTNLLALNAAVEAARAGEAGKGFAVVAEEVRNLALRSAEAAKDTSTLIEESVKKSHNGVEIAGLVSKSLDEIVDRVGKTTDLVGEIAAASQEQAQGIDQVNTAVTQMDKVTQQNAANAEESASASEELSAQAEQMTHVVQQLVELVGGSTGTGHKKQRATESEFKGSDQTFHSIASDAAEQVSAGEEIDSFNM
- a CDS encoding IS5 family transposase gives rise to the protein MERSRNQPTFLDNVISELGGRRTAKFFAKCDKYIPWDELAKPLKDMYSNNTSKGGASNWPVIMMVKCIMLQKWFNLSDPMLEEMLLDRLSFRRFVGLSMDDNTPDETTFVRFRKRLREHRHDRTLFEKTLEILSTRGVILAEGTCVDATIVEAPRGRKRADGSNTRDAEAGFTKKNGRSYHGYKAHIATDTNGMVKDYRFSSARHHDSKFIDELIENETQSVWADSAYMSAEREERLGEKGVLAGIVHRRKRGQAELNELRQIINRIISRVRAVVEHPFAWMKNAGYGKVRYRGLERNRLDFAMHAVAYNFKRSFSLHKARA
- a CDS encoding ISL3 family transposase, producing the protein MTGQHLIKKLGQWEGYRVGTVGPAKKGREFWVELIPENGFGTCDGCGQECSSVHETVQRWIRDLPVFDKTTHLLVHRRRLLCPRCGPKLERISWLDRYSRHTTRLVESVARLCDVMSIKHVSEYFSLSWSTVKDIHKRHLKKKLGPVDLSNVELLAMDEFAIQKGHRYATVIIDPTCKKVLWVGRGRSRASIRPFFEMLGDRCKDIKAVAMDMNASFEQEVQLHCPQAEIVYDLFHVVAKYGREVIDRVRVDQANRLRDDKPARRVIKGSRWLLLRNRENIEKPEDLVRLDELLAANESLMTTYVMKDDLKLLWNLSDRKAAESCWGQWLDRAMQSGIEPLMKFAKRLSKYAAGIIAHSRWPLHTSLLEGINNKIKTIKRQAYGYRDDEYFFLRIRAAFPGIP